Proteins from a genomic interval of Paenibacillus lentus:
- a CDS encoding AI-2E family transporter: protein MLQKPFYRTCLGIIMVLTIILLLSKVSFIFIPIVTLINILIIPVMLSGFLYYLLRPIVQFLERKGWNRLLSILTIYLLFAGIVTVFLIVVWPPLQRQVTDFVNNVPLLLRELQLQFNELRQSKLFSMFSEENAQISEKITEYINSVIEAATKSISHIMAFLNEFFIVVGTVPILLYYMLKQDDRVTPSLLRMLPKRYRRDGEQVIHEIDNGLKGFIAGRMISAVLLAVMGFLGFWLIGLPYPLLLAIVGALFNFIPYFGPFLGAIPCVIVAFTESPSMVLWVIVIVVVSQQIEGNLISPYIYGKTINIHPLTTIILLLIAGDFAGILGMILAIPVYMMVKVIIVRLYQLFMASRQGEEDEDESEDLMQHTAESTQEKVQP, encoded by the coding sequence TTGCTACAAAAGCCATTTTATCGTACCTGCTTAGGAATCATTATGGTTCTAACCATTATCCTTTTATTATCTAAGGTTAGCTTTATTTTTATACCGATCGTCACTTTAATTAATATTTTGATTATTCCGGTCATGCTTTCTGGATTTTTGTATTATTTGCTTCGGCCGATTGTCCAGTTCCTGGAGCGAAAGGGATGGAATCGGCTGCTGTCCATTCTAACGATTTACTTGCTGTTCGCTGGAATAGTCACGGTTTTCCTTATCGTTGTCTGGCCTCCCCTGCAAAGGCAGGTGACCGATTTCGTGAACAATGTTCCGCTGCTTCTCAGGGAGCTGCAGTTGCAATTTAACGAATTGCGGCAATCCAAACTTTTCTCCATGTTCAGTGAAGAGAATGCACAGATCTCCGAGAAAATTACGGAATATATCAATTCGGTCATCGAGGCGGCGACGAAGTCGATTTCTCATATCATGGCTTTTCTCAACGAATTTTTTATCGTCGTAGGAACGGTGCCTATTCTGCTGTATTACATGTTGAAGCAGGATGACCGTGTAACGCCATCCTTACTTAGGATGCTTCCCAAACGTTATCGCCGTGATGGCGAGCAAGTCATCCATGAAATCGATAACGGGCTAAAAGGTTTTATTGCAGGACGCATGATAAGCGCGGTATTGCTTGCCGTTATGGGCTTTCTAGGTTTTTGGCTGATTGGTCTGCCATATCCGCTACTTCTAGCGATCGTTGGGGCGCTGTTCAATTTCATCCCTTACTTCGGCCCGTTTCTTGGAGCCATACCTTGCGTTATTGTTGCATTTACCGAATCACCATCCATGGTGTTGTGGGTCATTGTTATCGTTGTTGTTTCCCAGCAGATCGAGGGTAACTTGATCTCTCCCTACATTTACGGAAAAACGATTAATATCCACCCGTTGACAACGATCATTCTATTGTTGATTGCCGGTGATTTTGCTGGCATTCTCGGGATGATTCTGGCCATTCCCGTCTATATGATGGTCAAGGTCATTATAGTTCGTCTGTATCAATTGTTTATGGCTAGCAGGCAGGGGGAAGAGGACGAGGATGAGTCGGAGGATCTCATGCAGCATACGGCTGAATCTACGCAGGAGAAGGTACAACCTTAA
- a CDS encoding MFS transporter, whose protein sequence is MKRLVWMGCWAYLLIGLAHVVVGSIMPNLLEYYGKEYTAGGSLIFAQFAGFLVGVLISPLLISNFGKRTGLIIATGMLCIAEICYTLLLPWGWMYIVGTVAGFGFGMIEAVIGTLIIVAVKKGTAVAMSKLEVFFGIGALAMPLIAGWLIRTEMWRFSFLFIALSALMMLLAWMRCDFGELNDLLNAKGAKQEKKGALVAQYQGIRGILLLVFTVFFFLYVGTEMSFVNFLPSLLIEKLGTDKSTAAFSVTLFWMAMTIGRVFCGVIAERISYGRYVLWSCAASLVLISLFSITRQLSVMFIFISLFGLFMSGLFSIALVFASKLLPGAEESTPSILIAAGGTGGAILPLAMGSSMDIAGADTAAWMLSAFVALLLILSISAIFIERFRSKRIAEA, encoded by the coding sequence ATGAAACGTTTGGTATGGATGGGATGTTGGGCGTATCTACTGATTGGTCTGGCGCATGTTGTTGTTGGATCGATTATGCCCAATTTGCTTGAGTATTATGGTAAAGAATACACCGCCGGCGGAAGTCTTATTTTTGCGCAATTCGCTGGATTTCTAGTGGGAGTTCTTATATCCCCATTGTTAATATCTAATTTTGGTAAAAGAACAGGCCTTATTATCGCCACAGGTATGCTTTGTATCGCCGAAATATGCTACACTTTGCTGCTTCCTTGGGGATGGATGTATATCGTTGGAACGGTAGCCGGATTTGGATTCGGCATGATTGAAGCGGTAATCGGTACCCTGATTATCGTTGCAGTTAAGAAAGGAACCGCTGTGGCGATGAGCAAATTGGAGGTATTCTTCGGTATTGGAGCATTGGCCATGCCATTGATTGCCGGGTGGCTGATTCGAACTGAAATGTGGCGTTTTTCCTTCCTATTCATCGCGCTATCAGCCTTAATGATGCTACTTGCCTGGATGAGATGTGATTTTGGTGAATTGAATGATTTGCTGAATGCAAAGGGAGCGAAGCAGGAGAAGAAGGGGGCACTTGTTGCGCAATATCAAGGGATCCGGGGGATTTTGCTGCTCGTATTCACGGTTTTCTTCTTCCTTTACGTAGGAACGGAAATGAGCTTTGTGAACTTCCTGCCATCTTTGCTGATCGAGAAATTAGGAACGGATAAATCGACAGCGGCCTTTAGCGTTACTTTATTTTGGATGGCTATGACGATCGGCCGCGTGTTTTGTGGTGTTATTGCAGAGCGTATATCTTATGGCCGTTATGTGTTGTGGAGCTGCGCGGCAAGCCTCGTGTTGATCTCGCTTTTTTCAATTACTAGACAGCTATCGGTCATGTTTATTTTTATTTCACTATTTGGATTGTTCATGTCAGGCTTGTTCTCCATAGCCTTGGTCTTTGCAAGCAAATTACTTCCTGGTGCCGAGGAGTCTACGCCGAGCATATTGATCGCTGCCGGGGGCACAGGAGGGGCTATTTTACCGCTTGCTATGGGAAGCAGTATGGACATTGCGGGAGCAGACACGGCAGCCTGGATGTTATCTGCATTTGTTGCATTATTATTGATTTTAAGCATTTCAGCAATATTTATTGAGCGATTTCGTTCTAAACGTATTGCCGAAGCCTGA
- a CDS encoding MerR family transcriptional regulator — MEYTVQKLARLAGVSTRTLRYYDEIDILKPARINSSGYRIYGQIEVDRLQQILFYRELGLPLEQIKAIVNSPAFDGVAALQEHREQLLDRKRQLDILISNVDKTIAMHEGRIYMTDQEKFEGFKQKMIDDNERKYGKEIREKYGDEKVDRSNDKLRAMTQEQQEEAERLAAEVHRVLAVAYKTGDPSSQAAQQAANLHKQWLCYYWSEYSKEAHAGLAQMYVDDERFTAYYDGQQPGTAQFLRDAIFIYTGIKQ; from the coding sequence ATGGAATACACCGTGCAGAAACTGGCCCGATTAGCAGGAGTGAGCACAAGAACGCTTCGTTATTATGATGAGATTGATATTCTTAAGCCGGCAAGAATCAACTCGTCAGGATATCGGATTTATGGCCAGATCGAGGTAGACCGATTACAGCAAATTTTATTCTATCGAGAGCTGGGTCTTCCGCTAGAGCAAATTAAAGCGATCGTGAACTCGCCTGCATTCGACGGCGTTGCTGCGCTTCAAGAACACCGTGAGCAGCTACTTGACAGAAAACGGCAATTGGATATCCTCATCTCTAATGTGGACAAGACGATTGCTATGCATGAAGGGAGAATATATATGACTGATCAAGAGAAGTTCGAAGGGTTTAAACAAAAAATGATTGACGATAATGAACGCAAATACGGTAAGGAAATTCGCGAGAAATATGGGGATGAGAAGGTCGATCGATCCAACGACAAATTGCGAGCCATGACACAGGAACAACAGGAAGAGGCTGAGCGGCTAGCGGCAGAGGTGCATCGGGTGTTGGCCGTGGCCTATAAGACAGGCGATCCTTCTAGTCAGGCAGCCCAGCAAGCGGCTAATCTGCATAAGCAATGGTTGTGCTATTATTGGAGCGAATACAGTAAAGAAGCTCATGCTGGTTTGGCGCAAATGTACGTGGATGATGAACGATTCACGGCATATTATGACGGGCAGCAGCCAGGAACGGCACAATTTTTGCGAGATGCCATCTTCATATATACGGGGATAAAACAATGA
- a CDS encoding DUF4367 domain-containing protein, whose product MKRSSPREPVYPAEFNVLFDEAFEEAARELPLYTDGYKQQSWSKIQPRLLKLAKRRKARQWLRRYEVITVFTAFVLFSAVLFTPPIVTQAVSPIYQELRNFGNGMSQIIFGNGRQLKDNNVAFANDSSEDATHPEELPCPKLFPMSMKTHLADLRDSLPFELPKITYLPESYMFNSAELINTLSSSPDTVNTNLIEGVYLLFETKDQGQLTMMFKSLKEDEMIRMPYEENIETVTLNNGTVAYYTPGKTAQITFMIGDIYFLAAGQLDKTDLLKIANGLEI is encoded by the coding sequence TTGAAACGAAGCAGTCCCCGCGAACCCGTATATCCCGCGGAGTTTAACGTCCTGTTTGATGAAGCTTTTGAAGAGGCCGCCAGGGAGCTTCCTCTCTATACAGATGGTTATAAGCAACAATCCTGGAGCAAAATCCAGCCCCGGCTTCTGAAGCTAGCTAAACGCCGAAAAGCACGACAATGGCTGCGACGATACGAGGTAATCACCGTATTTACTGCCTTCGTATTGTTTAGTGCAGTATTATTTACGCCGCCCATTGTGACACAAGCAGTCTCGCCTATTTACCAGGAATTAAGGAACTTTGGAAACGGCATGAGCCAAATTATTTTTGGGAATGGTCGCCAACTAAAAGATAATAACGTAGCGTTCGCAAATGATTCATCCGAAGACGCGACGCATCCTGAGGAGCTGCCGTGCCCTAAATTATTTCCTATGTCCATGAAGACGCATCTGGCAGACCTTCGTGACAGCCTGCCTTTTGAGCTGCCAAAGATCACATATCTGCCGGAGAGCTATATGTTTAATTCAGCAGAATTAATTAACACACTGAGTTCTTCACCGGATACCGTAAATACCAACTTGATCGAAGGCGTATATTTATTATTCGAAACGAAGGACCAAGGGCAATTGACAATGATGTTTAAGTCACTAAAGGAAGATGAGATGATTCGGATGCCATACGAGGAGAACATCGAGACGGTCACCTTAAATAACGGAACCGTTGCTTACTATACGCCGGGAAAAACAGCCCAAATAACCTTTATGATCGGAGACATCTACTTCCTGGCTGCCGGACAATTAGATAAAACCGACCTACTCAAGATCGCCAACGGTCTGGAGATTTAA
- a CDS encoding pectate lyase — protein sequence MKKKISFFLALSLVLTLFGAVQASAASITVDSTIIVKAGETFDGKGQTYVANPKTLGDGSQAENQKPIFRLEANATLKNVIIGAPGADGVHCYGNCNVTNVTWADVGEDALTLKSSGTVNITGGGAYKAYDKVFQVNAAGTINIKNFKANDIGKLVRQNGGTSFKVVMNVDNCDISKVKDSILRTDSKSTTGKITNTRYSNVPTLFKGFASGNTSQSGNTKY from the coding sequence ATGAAGAAGAAAATTAGCTTTTTCCTCGCATTATCGTTAGTGTTGACGCTATTTGGAGCGGTTCAAGCTTCCGCAGCGTCCATAACGGTAGACTCTACAATTATCGTTAAGGCAGGAGAAACGTTTGATGGTAAGGGCCAAACCTATGTTGCCAACCCGAAGACCCTAGGTGACGGCAGCCAAGCCGAGAACCAAAAGCCGATTTTCCGTTTGGAAGCGAATGCAACACTGAAGAATGTCATCATCGGTGCGCCAGGAGCTGACGGAGTTCATTGTTACGGGAATTGTAATGTTACTAACGTCACTTGGGCAGATGTAGGTGAAGATGCACTCACTCTGAAATCTTCTGGAACCGTTAACATTACGGGTGGTGGAGCTTACAAAGCTTACGACAAGGTGTTTCAAGTGAATGCAGCCGGTACGATCAATATTAAGAACTTCAAAGCGAACGATATCGGTAAATTGGTTCGGCAAAACGGAGGCACATCATTCAAGGTAGTGATGAATGTGGACAATTGCGACATTTCCAAAGTTAAGGATTCGATTCTGCGCACAGATAGCAAGTCAACGACCGGAAAAATAACGAATACGAGATATTCTAATGTCCCGACCTTGTTCAAAGGTTTTGCATCCGGCAATACGAGCCAGTCCGGAAATACGAAGTATTAA
- a CDS encoding hemolysin family protein, whose amino-acid sequence MVILVLLNGFFVSAEFAIVKVRAGRIDTLIEEGKKSAMTAKGLMSRLDGYLSACQLGITLSSLGLGWLGEPVVARLLNPIFQLTGIGSKTAYTISLITAFLIIAVIHIVLGELAPKTVAVRNAEKVTLLSARPMQVFYKLMYPMIWVLNSMSSGLLKMFGIAPLKEQYDSAHTEEEIRGMMKESSEIGLIDSTEMSLVDNIFEFADTTAREIMIPRTEMICLYTQNTLRENLEIALEGTRTRYPVCADDKDHVIGFIHIKDLIRSNSANYLDLLRPIMAVPESTPISDLMKRMQRNKTQIAILIDEYGGTSGLVTLEDIVEEIVGEIQDEFDEERPGIEQVGEDSYSIDGLMLIEAVNDRFGLELDSDDFDTIGGWLYSRIQVLPPQVGQSVEYGGYLYMVEQTDNKRISRVRLVKQELIPFEGAGA is encoded by the coding sequence ATGGTGATATTAGTTCTGCTTAACGGATTTTTCGTCTCGGCTGAATTTGCGATTGTGAAAGTTCGCGCAGGCCGAATCGATACCTTGATTGAAGAGGGAAAGAAGAGCGCAATGACGGCTAAAGGACTCATGAGTCGCCTGGACGGCTATTTGTCCGCCTGCCAGTTGGGTATTACGCTTAGCTCTCTTGGTCTCGGATGGCTTGGTGAGCCAGTTGTGGCACGTCTGCTGAATCCGATTTTTCAGCTAACGGGAATAGGGAGTAAGACCGCTTATACTATTTCATTAATTACTGCATTCTTAATTATCGCTGTGATCCATATCGTATTAGGTGAGCTTGCACCGAAGACCGTTGCAGTTCGCAATGCAGAGAAAGTCACGCTGTTATCGGCACGCCCTATGCAAGTATTCTATAAGCTAATGTATCCGATGATTTGGGTGCTGAATAGCATGTCATCCGGCCTGCTTAAAATGTTTGGCATCGCACCGCTCAAAGAGCAGTATGACTCTGCCCATACGGAGGAAGAGATCAGGGGGATGATGAAGGAAAGCAGCGAGATTGGCCTAATTGATAGTACGGAGATGTCACTCGTCGACAACATCTTTGAATTTGCAGATACAACAGCACGAGAAATTATGATACCTCGTACCGAAATGATCTGTTTATATACTCAGAATACGCTGCGCGAAAATCTAGAAATCGCCTTGGAAGGAACACGAACACGTTATCCAGTATGTGCTGACGATAAGGATCACGTGATTGGTTTTATTCATATAAAAGATTTAATCCGTTCGAACTCAGCAAATTATTTAGATTTGCTTCGACCGATCATGGCCGTGCCTGAATCGACTCCGATCAGTGATTTGATGAAGCGTATGCAGCGCAATAAGACGCAAATTGCTATCTTGATCGATGAATATGGCGGTACTTCAGGTCTTGTCACGCTTGAAGATATTGTAGAGGAAATCGTTGGAGAAATTCAAGATGAATTCGACGAGGAACGGCCTGGCATCGAACAAGTAGGAGAGGATTCATATTCCATTGATGGACTTATGCTGATTGAAGCGGTGAACGATCGATTCGGACTAGAGCTCGATTCCGATGATTTTGATACGATCGGAGGATGGTTATATTCAAGAATCCAAGTATTGCCGCCTCAGGTTGGACAGTCTGTGGAATATGGTGGTTATTTGTATATGGTCGAACAAACCGACAACAAGAGAATATCACGTGTAAGGCTCGTCAAGCAGGAGTTGATTCCCTTTGAGGGAGCGGGCGCGTAA
- a CDS encoding methylated-DNA--[protein]-cysteine S-methyltransferase codes for MRLTNRAALYWTRLCVDNWNIYLAATDKGLCYVGSHDKSFDELSAWANQRYPRYPFIENREKLQRYVEELARYLQGGLQSFSAPIDVKGTSFQQSVWKALCEIPYGQTCTYSDIALRIHKPAAVRAVGAAIGANPLLIVVPCHRVTGKNGALTGYRGGLDMKARLLKLESEF; via the coding sequence ATGAGATTGACAAATAGAGCTGCGTTGTATTGGACCAGGCTGTGCGTGGATAACTGGAATATTTATTTGGCTGCCACAGATAAGGGGCTGTGCTACGTAGGTTCCCATGATAAGTCCTTTGATGAGCTATCCGCTTGGGCGAACCAAAGATATCCGAGATATCCGTTTATTGAGAACAGGGAGAAGCTGCAGCGCTATGTGGAAGAATTAGCCCGATACTTGCAGGGAGGACTCCAGAGCTTCTCCGCTCCGATTGATGTCAAGGGCACATCATTTCAACAATCTGTATGGAAGGCGCTGTGCGAAATTCCCTATGGACAAACATGTACTTATTCCGATATCGCACTTAGAATCCATAAACCAGCCGCAGTTCGTGCTGTTGGAGCAGCTATCGGAGCCAATCCTTTATTGATCGTCGTACCGTGTCACCGTGTCACCGGGAAGAACGGTGCGCTTACCGGTTACCGTGGCGGACTCGATATGAAAGCACGACTGCTCAAACTAGAATCCGAATTTTAA
- a CDS encoding aminopeptidase translates to MTDFEQKLQKYAELAVKIGVQIQKGQNLIINATLDSAELVRLIVKEAYNEGARLVKVNWSDDTVTRLRYDMAADESFLDEPKWYAGEMLEYVENNAAILHVISSDPDLLNGVKAERLTNYQKTYYKAMNQYRQLQMANYFTWSIVAVPSQAWAAKVFPHLPADQQVDALWEAIFRTVRVDQADPVAAWKEHIANLSHKADYLNKKKFKKLHYTAPGTDLTIELPVDHLWVAAESNNDKGVAFLANMPTEEVFTAPLKTGVNGTVTSTKPLSYSGNIIDRFSLTFENGKIVDFKAEQGEDTLKQLLEMDEGSRYLGEVALVPHDSPISQSGLLFYNTLFDENASNHLAIGAGYAFTLEGGSSMSPEQLQKAGINDSLVHVDFMIGSAEMDIYGISADGKQEQIFSKGNWAI, encoded by the coding sequence ATGACAGATTTCGAACAGAAATTGCAGAAATATGCCGAACTAGCTGTTAAGATTGGCGTTCAAATTCAAAAAGGCCAAAACCTCATCATCAATGCGACCCTGGATTCCGCCGAGTTAGTGCGTCTAATTGTAAAGGAAGCTTATAACGAAGGAGCTCGCTTGGTCAAAGTGAACTGGAGCGATGATACTGTCACCCGTTTGCGGTATGATATGGCAGCTGATGAATCCTTCTTGGACGAGCCGAAATGGTATGCCGGTGAAATGTTGGAGTATGTAGAAAATAATGCAGCCATCCTGCATGTCATCTCCTCTGACCCTGATTTGCTGAATGGCGTTAAGGCCGAGCGCCTGACGAATTATCAAAAAACCTATTACAAAGCGATGAACCAATACCGCCAGCTGCAAATGGCTAATTATTTTACCTGGTCGATCGTTGCCGTTCCTTCCCAAGCTTGGGCTGCCAAGGTATTCCCGCATTTACCTGCGGACCAGCAGGTCGATGCGCTTTGGGAGGCAATCTTCCGTACCGTTCGGGTTGATCAGGCTGATCCAGTAGCAGCCTGGAAGGAGCATATTGCTAATCTAAGTCATAAAGCGGATTACCTCAACAAAAAGAAATTCAAAAAACTGCACTATACCGCTCCAGGAACGGATTTGACGATTGAACTGCCGGTTGATCATTTATGGGTTGCCGCGGAAAGCAACAATGATAAAGGCGTTGCTTTCTTGGCCAATATGCCGACCGAGGAAGTATTTACAGCGCCGCTAAAGACTGGCGTCAATGGTACGGTAACCAGTACGAAGCCACTGAGCTATAGCGGGAATATTATAGATCGGTTCTCCCTAACCTTTGAGAACGGCAAAATCGTTGATTTCAAAGCAGAACAAGGCGAGGATACTTTGAAACAACTGCTGGAGATGGACGAGGGCTCGAGATATCTAGGTGAAGTCGCTCTAGTTCCACATGACTCTCCGATTTCTCAATCTGGCCTTCTCTTCTACAACACATTATTTGATGAGAATGCCTCCAATCATCTGGCGATTGGCGCTGGTTATGCATTCACATTGGAAGGCGGCTCAAGCATGTCGCCAGAACAGCTGCAGAAAGCGGGAATCAATGATAGCCTTGTTCATGTGGATTTTATGATTGGCTCAGCGGAAATGGATATCTACGGAATTTCAGCGGATGGCAAGCAGGAACAAATTTTTTCAAAAGGTAACTGGGCGATTTAA
- a CDS encoding TrkH family potassium uptake protein, with amino-acid sequence MKHKKKQDSLSPAKILTFGFAIIIIIGTFLLSLGPASANGEKLDLINAFFMATSAVCVTGLVVVDPATQFSLFGELTLLILAQIGGLGFMTMGTMIALAFNRRISLRDRLVLQEAMKQNTLEGLVTLIRRVTLYSLVIESVGALLLAARWSFDMPLGQALYYGVFHSISFFNNAGFDLFGSVHGPYSGLSAYASDPFVNIVVIVLIILGGIGFIVMSDLLSYRVTRRLSLHSKVVLTVSGILIVVGALLIFVMEVFKSPDFQQLSLMDQVFASIFHSVSTRSGGVSTMSVADMQQSTQFLLLLLMFIGAAPGSTGGGIKVTVFAILIGAMYAMLRGKEDIVFFRKRLSKVSILRAITQTWLALFLVILTAMILSAIEDRTFLALLFETTSAFATSGLSLDITTKLTDLSKIILGLVMFLGRIGPLTLAYALTTPKSRKELYRYPEGDFIIG; translated from the coding sequence CTGAAACACAAAAAAAAGCAAGATTCCTTATCGCCAGCCAAAATATTAACCTTCGGATTTGCGATTATTATTATAATCGGTACTTTTCTACTGTCGCTAGGCCCAGCTTCAGCCAACGGAGAGAAACTCGACCTAATCAACGCATTTTTTATGGCCACATCAGCTGTCTGCGTAACTGGACTCGTTGTCGTTGATCCTGCGACCCAATTTTCCTTATTTGGGGAACTCACTTTGCTGATACTGGCTCAAATTGGTGGCTTAGGCTTTATGACCATGGGAACAATGATTGCACTCGCTTTTAATCGGCGTATTTCTTTGCGTGATCGTCTGGTGCTCCAGGAAGCCATGAAACAAAATACGCTGGAAGGTCTAGTCACGCTAATCCGCCGAGTCACATTATATTCCCTTGTTATTGAATCGGTTGGTGCTCTACTGCTTGCGGCAAGATGGTCGTTCGATATGCCACTTGGGCAAGCATTGTATTATGGAGTATTTCACAGTATCTCGTTTTTTAACAATGCAGGCTTTGATTTGTTCGGTTCTGTCCATGGTCCCTATAGCGGATTATCCGCTTACGCCAGCGACCCTTTTGTCAATATTGTCGTTATTGTACTCATTATACTTGGCGGTATTGGGTTCATCGTTATGTCGGACTTGCTGTCCTATCGTGTCACCCGCAGATTGTCGCTGCATTCCAAAGTAGTACTTACCGTGTCGGGAATCCTAATTGTCGTTGGAGCGCTATTGATCTTTGTTATGGAGGTGTTTAAATCCCCGGATTTTCAGCAATTGTCGCTCATGGATCAAGTTTTCGCCTCGATATTCCACTCAGTCAGCACACGCTCTGGTGGGGTATCGACGATGAGTGTGGCAGATATGCAGCAATCCACGCAATTTCTACTCCTCCTTCTGATGTTTATCGGGGCTGCCCCAGGCTCGACAGGCGGCGGAATCAAAGTGACTGTGTTTGCCATTTTAATCGGTGCTATGTATGCCATGCTTCGCGGAAAGGAAGATATCGTATTCTTTCGCAAGCGTTTGTCCAAAGTATCCATCCTGCGGGCGATCACTCAAACCTGGCTGGCATTATTCCTTGTTATTTTAACGGCTATGATCCTGTCCGCCATTGAGGATCGTACCTTTTTGGCTTTGCTTTTCGAGACGACCTCAGCATTTGCCACATCAGGGCTTAGTCTAGACATAACAACGAAACTAACAGATTTAAGTAAAATCATTCTTGGATTGGTTATGTTTCTCGGCCGAATCGGCCCCTTAACTTTGGCCTACGCCTTAACTACGCCTAAATCTCGCAAGGAGCTGTATCGGTACCCTGAGGGCGATTTCATCATTGGCTAG
- a CDS encoding RNA polymerase sigma factor, whose product MSERLKWLLVADFNDLAENVQEEIYYAFYDLVYGSVYYIVKDHQTTEDIIQEAFLKVVDNKPAFDSEVGMKSWLKVVTRNTAINFLRKSKKYRNHLDTDSVYIEIDPFINSACSVETMVETKLMEEAIVEHLKKLKPEYRLLMEYRWKLGLSYKEIAERLNVSEDVVRQRLHRTREGIKKMLFKEWGDHIETKQSPRTRISRGV is encoded by the coding sequence ATGTCTGAACGCCTGAAGTGGTTGCTCGTCGCTGATTTCAACGACTTGGCGGAGAACGTTCAGGAAGAGATTTATTATGCTTTCTACGATCTTGTTTATGGATCTGTCTATTATATCGTTAAGGATCATCAAACAACGGAAGACATTATACAAGAAGCTTTTCTCAAAGTCGTAGATAATAAGCCTGCCTTCGACAGCGAAGTTGGAATGAAATCCTGGCTAAAGGTTGTTACCCGAAATACAGCTATTAATTTTTTAAGAAAAAGTAAAAAGTACCGTAACCATTTGGATACGGACAGTGTTTATATAGAAATAGATCCTTTCATCAACTCGGCCTGCTCTGTCGAGACCATGGTTGAAACCAAATTAATGGAAGAGGCTATTGTCGAACACTTAAAAAAGCTAAAGCCGGAATACCGATTATTGATGGAATATCGCTGGAAGCTGGGTCTGAGCTATAAAGAAATCGCCGAAAGGCTGAACGTCAGTGAAGATGTCGTCAGGCAGCGATTGCACCGTACCCGAGAAGGAATCAAAAAAATGCTGTTTAAAGAGTGGGGTGACCATATTGAAACGAAGCAGTCCCCGCGAACCCGTATATCCCGCGGAGTTTAA